A single Cyclopterus lumpus isolate fCycLum1 chromosome 1, fCycLum1.pri, whole genome shotgun sequence DNA region contains:
- the si:ch211-145b13.6 gene encoding ecto-ADP-ribosyltransferase 4 produces MCDRRKLLLAAIVFYYEVTVGSAKLLDMAPDSVDYMYDGCQKEAMEKLIHSGLLKQELNVNAGFQKALDVNATCSKLIPGGTKEHKAALLAYADGAEDFTETFDNAVETMGGNISTYENHFHFKSLHFLLMDSMLLMSTKKCKTLHVLQEKEYTAQKGSTMRFGKFIKVQTSYSVLQKMEDWDGHVIFNITSCFFVNLGDNICSTDEAMALISPAEVFTVEEVNKIADDESDYTEIVLKHLELERSHNCYSVSGSPADVSTQWFVLMLVALAPFSFNY; encoded by the exons ATGTGCGACAGAAGGAAACTGCTTCTTGCTGCAATTGTTTTCTACTATGAA GTGACTGTGGGGAGCGCAAAACTGCTGGACATGGCCCCAGATTCTGTAGATTACATGTACGATGGATGCCAAAAAGAGGCCATGGAGAAGTTAATCCATTCAGGCCTCTTAAAACAAGAGCTAAACGTCAATGCAGGATTCCAGAAAGCATTGGATGTAAATGCTACTTGTTCTAAGCTGATCCCTGGAGGGACCAAAGAACATAAGGCTGCGCTGTTGGCATACGCGGATGGGGCTGAAGATTTTACAGAGACCTTTGACAATGCAGTCGAGACAATGGGCGGAAATATAAGCACCTATGAAAACCACTTCCATTTCAAGTCGCTTCACTTCCTGCTCATGGATTCCATGTTGCTGATGAGTACAAAGAAGTGCAAGACTCTGCATGTTCTCCAAGAAAAAGAATACACAGCGCAAAAGGGCTCAACGATGAGATTTGGAAAGTTCATCAAAGTTCAGACGAGCTACAGTGTGCTACAGAAAATGGAAGATTGGGACGGGCATGTCATCTTTAATATCACTTCTTGCTTCTTTGTTAACCTGGGAGACAACATTTGCAGCACAGACGAGGCTATGGCCCTCATATCTCCAGCTGAAGTGTTCACTGTGGAGGAAGTCAATAAAATAGCTGATGATGAGTCTGACTACACTGAGATCGTTTTGAAACACTTGGAACTGGAAAGATCGCACAACTGTTACAGTGTGTCAGG GTCCCCAGCTGATGTCTCCACTCAGTGGTTTGTGTTGATGCTTGTGGCTTTAGCTCCTTTTTCCTTCAACTATTga
- the tacr3l gene encoding tachykinin receptor 3-like: MASERDESNTTRNLTNQFVQPAWRIALWSVAYITVLAVAVFGNLIVIWVILAHKRMRTVTNYFLLNLAFSDVSMAAFNTLINFIYAAHGEWYFGEVYCRFHNFFPVTAVFASIYSMTAIAIDRYMAIIHPLKPRLSAKATTGVIVCIWSLAVVLAFPLCYFSTTRTLPRRTLCYVAWPRMADDPFMYHIIVTVLVYVLPLVVMGITYTIVGVTLWGGKIPGDSSDNYHGQLRAKRKVVKMMIIVVVTFALCWLPYHVYFIVTGLNKRLSKWKYIQQVYLSVLWLAMSSTMYNPIIYCCLNSRFRAGFKRVFRWCPFVQVSSYDELELRNTRLRPGRQSSMCTLSRVDTSILSKDKSTRSHGHRSRLHSEPNNKNN, translated from the exons ATGGCCTCTGAACGGGATGAATCCAACACAACCAGAAACCTGACCAACCAGTTCGTACAGCCGGCGTGGCGCATCGCGCTGTGGTCGGTGGCTTACATCACGGTGCTGGCTGTGGCAGTTTTCGGAAACTTGATTGTGATTTGGGTTATCTTGGCGCACAAGCGGATGAGAACGGTCACCAACTACTTCCTGCTGAACTTGGCTTTCTCCGATGTTTCGATGGCTGCGTTCAACACGCTCATCAACTTCATCTACGCGGCTCACGGAGAGTGGTACTTCGGGGAGGTGTACTGCAGGTTTCACAACTTCTTCCCGGTCACTGCGGTGTTCGCCAGCATTTACTCCATGACCGCGATAGCCATCGACAG GTACATGGCCATCATCCATCCGCTGAAGCCTCGTCTGTCGGCGAAGGCCACCACAGGAGTTATTGTCTGTATCTGGAGTCTGGCCGTGGTTCTGGCCTTCCCTCTCTGCTACTTCTCCACCACCCGAACTCTGCCCCGCAGGACCCTCTGCTACGTGGCCTGGCCCCGCATGGCCGACGACCCCTTCAT GTATCATATCATAGTCACAGTTCTGGTCTACGTGCTGCCCCTAGTGGTGATGGGCATCACTTACACCATCGTGGGGGTCACTTTGTGGGGAGGGAAGATCCCAGGAGACTCATCTGATAACTATCATGGACAGCTCAGGGCCAAACGCAAG gtggtgaagatgatgatcaTCGTAGTGGTGACCTTTGCCCTCTGCTGGCTGCCCTATCACGTCTACTTCATTGTGACGGGTCTCAATAAGCGTCTGAGCAAGTGGAAGTACATCCAGCAGGTCTACCTGTCAGTGCTGTGGCTGGCGATGAGCTCCACCATGTACAACCCCATCATCTACTGCTGCCTTAACAGCAG GTTCCGGGCAGGCTTCAAGCGGGTTTTCCGCTGGTGTCCCTTTGTCCAGGTCTCAAGCTACGACGAGCTGGAGCTCCGAAACACAAGACTTCGACCGGGTCGCCAGAGCAGCATGTGTACCCTCTCTCGGGTCGACACCAGCATCCTCAGCAAAGACAAGAGCACTCGTTCCCATGGACACAGGTCAAGACTCCACTCTGAGcccaacaataaaaacaattaa